Proteins encoded in a region of the Desulfovibrio sp. genome:
- a CDS encoding efflux RND transporter periplasmic adaptor subunit, giving the protein MSIRPFAKISVVLGLCLALVACESDKKGAPDMRLPVSAVEVTVADAPWPSQFQAQATGSRSVEVRARVQGIIEKRLYNEGDFVKAGQQLFQLERDQYEAQMQQAQAQYVNADREWKRIRPLYEKNAVSQKDRDSALAAYDSAKAALRQAKINLDYCQVVAPVSGYSSKENYTPGNLVSNNSLLTYVNQTDPMYIDFSIAAPERMMRQQLVNSGVLQFPQGNRYKAKLRLLDGTMYDTEGEVTFIDSQVQPTTGVIKARAVFPNADGHIMPGQYVRLFVEGDVLKNAILIPQKCVVMTQKGAVVMGLDKDDKVYPIPITVTVAVGDKYLVGSGLKGGERIISEGIIKARPGTQVRVQQAGGQQPQDAAPKK; this is encoded by the coding sequence ATGAGTATCAGACCATTTGCAAAAATTTCAGTTGTATTGGGGCTTTGCCTTGCCCTTGTCGCCTGCGAAAGCGATAAAAAAGGTGCCCCCGACATGCGCCTGCCCGTTTCTGCCGTTGAGGTGACCGTGGCCGACGCCCCGTGGCCCAGCCAGTTTCAGGCCCAGGCTACGGGTTCACGCTCGGTTGAAGTTCGCGCACGCGTGCAGGGCATCATTGAAAAACGCCTTTATAACGAAGGCGACTTTGTAAAGGCCGGGCAACAGCTGTTCCAGCTTGAGCGCGACCAGTACGAAGCGCAGATGCAGCAGGCGCAGGCCCAGTACGTGAATGCAGACCGCGAATGGAAGCGTATTCGCCCGTTGTACGAAAAGAACGCCGTTTCGCAGAAAGACCGCGATTCGGCCCTTGCCGCATACGACAGCGCCAAGGCCGCCCTGCGTCAGGCCAAGATCAATCTGGATTACTGCCAGGTGGTTGCCCCTGTTTCCGGCTACAGCAGCAAGGAAAACTACACCCCTGGCAACCTGGTGAGCAACAATTCGCTGCTCACCTACGTGAACCAGACCGACCCCATGTACATTGACTTTTCCATCGCCGCGCCCGAGCGCATGATGCGTCAGCAGCTTGTTAACAGCGGCGTGCTCCAGTTCCCGCAGGGCAACCGCTACAAGGCCAAGCTGCGTCTGCTTGATGGAACCATGTACGACACAGAGGGCGAGGTTACCTTTATCGACAGCCAGGTGCAGCCCACGACCGGCGTTATCAAGGCCCGCGCGGTGTTCCCCAATGCCGACGGCCACATAATGCCCGGCCAGTATGTGCGCCTGTTTGTTGAAGGCGACGTTCTCAAGAACGCCATTCTCATCCCGCAGAAGTGCGTGGTCATGACCCAGAAGGGCGCCGTTGTCATGGGACTGGACAAGGACGACAAGGTCTATCCTATCCCCATTACGGTTACAGTGGCTGTGGGTGACAAATATCTGGTGGGTTCGGGCCTCAAGGGTGGCGAACGCATCATCAGCGAAGGCATCATCAAGGCCCGCCCCGGGACCCAAGTGCGCGTGCAGCAGGCCGGTGGGCAGCAGCCCCAGGACGCCGCGCCCAAGAAGTAG
- a CDS encoding thioredoxin produces the protein MTLSIVALLFLVLVGIYLNARMRAARHLRIIAEEKGDIARSSGMTASIGVFYPDVNATVIVGVSEEIGACYYRVLRDAKIINRSRINLANIRRVELLVNGEPREVGISSAQGTSFLKATDVAGRILSRYSPADLRLMQRAGLRITFVSDTGDDRQLEITVLRMNDERHKFKRMELFKDAVWWTIFLGSASDNARRIKEYFENSETPDSDGEFA, from the coding sequence ATGACCCTTTCGATTGTGGCCCTGCTGTTTCTTGTGCTGGTTGGCATTTATCTGAATGCCAGGATGCGCGCGGCACGCCATTTGCGCATCATTGCAGAAGAAAAGGGCGACATCGCCAGATCATCGGGCATGACCGCCAGCATTGGCGTGTTTTACCCGGACGTGAACGCTACGGTCATTGTGGGTGTTTCTGAAGAAATAGGGGCCTGCTACTACCGGGTGCTGCGCGATGCCAAGATCATCAACCGCAGCCGTATCAATCTGGCCAACATTCGCCGCGTAGAACTGCTCGTAAACGGCGAACCGCGAGAGGTGGGCATTTCTTCCGCCCAGGGCACCAGTTTTCTGAAAGCCACGGATGTGGCGGGCAGGATACTTTCCCGCTACTCGCCTGCCGATCTGCGCCTCATGCAGCGCGCGGGGCTGCGCATTACCTTTGTGAGCGATACGGGTGACGACAGGCAGCTGGAAATAACCGTGCTGCGCATGAACGACGAGCGCCACAAGTTCAAACGTATGGAACTTTTCAAGGATGCTGTGTGGTGGACCATCTTTTTGGGCAGCGCCAGCGACAATGCAAGACGCATAAAAGAGTATTTTGAAAACAGCGAAACCCCTGATTCTGATGGGGAATTTGCCTAA
- a CDS encoding XdhC/CoxI family protein — translation MAKKDDGDNSALTPPGAVAAGTPEALVTTPWADTLESRVADLLQAGEPAVLVTVVSRTGSAPRDAGTRALQTRNGFEGTVGGGLLEARAMEAARGSLASAVSTRVSVDMTGFSPNSDMICGGSMEVLCEVLSPRQADIFAFSAQVLRQGGKGVWIVELRDDGVSLHGEVETPLRHLYIDSLPDAVTEESLPAGVGLGLDGLQPLLDARKNRPGLVEHEGHLFYVEPLAAPPVLLLCGGGHVSLEVARLAHACDFVVDVVDDREEFSNAVRFPMARQCLVLPEYENLVQNCGIGRRHYVAIITRGHSFDREVLAQALTSHAQYVGMIGSKTKREQVYATLRKQGVPDAELAAVCCPIGLSIEAETPQQIAVSIVAELLAARAGTLVRLRFDD, via the coding sequence ATGGCTAAAAAAGACGATGGCGACAACAGCGCCTTAACCCCCCCCGGTGCTGTCGCGGCTGGCACGCCAGAAGCCCTGGTGACCACGCCGTGGGCAGATACCCTTGAATCCCGTGTGGCAGACCTGCTGCAGGCTGGCGAGCCCGCCGTGCTGGTCACGGTGGTCAGCCGCACAGGCTCGGCCCCGCGTGACGCCGGAACCCGCGCCCTGCAGACCCGTAACGGATTTGAGGGAACCGTGGGCGGCGGCCTGCTTGAAGCGCGTGCCATGGAAGCCGCGCGCGGCAGCCTGGCCAGTGCTGTCTCTACCCGTGTTTCTGTTGACATGACTGGTTTTTCGCCCAACAGCGACATGATCTGTGGCGGCAGCATGGAAGTGCTCTGCGAGGTGCTTTCTCCGCGTCAGGCCGATATTTTTGCCTTCTCGGCCCAGGTGCTGCGTCAGGGCGGCAAAGGCGTGTGGATTGTGGAGCTGCGCGACGACGGTGTTTCGCTGCACGGCGAGGTGGAAACCCCCTTGCGCCACCTCTATATCGACAGCCTGCCCGACGCCGTGACCGAAGAGTCCCTGCCTGCGGGAGTAGGTCTGGGGCTCGATGGCTTGCAGCCCCTGCTTGATGCCCGCAAGAACAGGCCGGGGCTGGTGGAGCATGAAGGGCATCTTTTTTATGTGGAGCCTCTGGCCGCACCGCCAGTGCTGCTTTTGTGCGGCGGCGGGCATGTTTCGCTTGAGGTTGCGCGTCTGGCCCATGCATGCGACTTTGTGGTGGACGTGGTGGACGACCGGGAGGAATTTTCCAATGCCGTGCGTTTTCCCATGGCGAGGCAATGCCTGGTGCTGCCGGAATACGAAAATCTTGTGCAGAACTGCGGCATAGGGCGCAGGCACTACGTGGCCATCATCACGCGCGGGCACAGCTTCGACCGCGAGGTTCTGGCCCAGGCGCTGACAAGCCATGCTCAGTATGTGGGCATGATCGGCAGTAAAACCAAGCGCGAGCAGGTGTATGCGACCCTGCGCAAGCAGGGTGTGCCGGATGCGGAATTGGCGGCCGTGTGCTGCCCAATCGGGCTTTCCATTGAGGCGGAAACACCGCAGCAGATAGCAGTTTCCATCGTTGCCGAGTTGCTGGCCGCCCGCGCCGGAACCCTGGTGCGCCTGCGCTTCGACGATTAG
- the topA gene encoding type I DNA topoisomerase, with the protein MGKQLIIVESPAKVKTIKKFLGPQYMVQASVGHVRDLPSSSLGVDEANDFAPHYEVIDNKKNVVSELRAAASKADTVYLAPDPDREGEAIAWHVAELIRDKAKDIKRIQFNEITAKAVKEALANPRELNGHLFDAQQARRVLDRLVGYKISPLLWKSIKRGISAGRVQSVALRLIVEREEAREVFKPEEYWLFKALLAADVPPPFKAELAKVGGKKAVVSNAAQAQDIEDAMAGKPFVVESVEEKERERAPQPPFITSTLQQAANQRLSYTAKRTMNIAQRLYEGVEIGDRGLTALITYMRTDSTRIADEARDAAKAFIEGNFGKDYLPKRARVYKAKGGAQDAHEAIRPVDVNITPDEVKTHLPPEQYNLYRLIWARFVASQMAGARFHDTTATISCAHTQWKAKGERLLFAGFLAAMPRGKDETDAELPPLTAGQTLKLEKLDKEQKFTQPPARFSEASLVRELEELGIGRPSTYAAIISTLQDREYVSLKERHFVPTDLGRVVCTQLVEHFGKLMDVGFTAQMEENLDKVADGQEQWVELLRRFSEDFNPTLAAASKNMKSLKGGMPANLPCPECGKDLLIKFGKAGAFLACSGYPECRYTSNFERLEDGTVEAVAQEKPQYEKVGECPLCGKDLVIKKSRTGSSFIACTGYPDCKHAAPLSTGVPCPRCGKGSLVEKSTKRGKIFYSCDQYPQCDFALWDKPVPGPCPRCNSPYLVEKKSREGTKVICPVKGCGYVKEDGDG; encoded by the coding sequence ATGGGCAAACAGCTTATTATTGTGGAATCACCCGCCAAGGTGAAAACCATCAAGAAGTTTTTGGGGCCGCAGTACATGGTGCAGGCCAGTGTGGGCCATGTGCGCGACCTGCCGTCCAGCTCGCTTGGCGTGGACGAGGCCAACGATTTTGCGCCGCACTATGAGGTTATCGACAACAAGAAGAACGTTGTCAGTGAACTGCGCGCTGCGGCATCCAAGGCCGACACCGTCTACCTTGCCCCCGACCCCGACCGCGAGGGAGAGGCCATTGCCTGGCATGTGGCGGAACTGATCCGCGACAAGGCCAAGGACATTAAGCGGATTCAGTTCAACGAAATTACGGCCAAGGCCGTCAAGGAAGCGCTGGCCAATCCGCGTGAACTCAACGGGCACCTTTTTGACGCGCAGCAGGCGCGGCGCGTGCTGGACAGGCTGGTGGGCTACAAGATTTCGCCCCTGCTGTGGAAGTCCATCAAGCGTGGCATTTCTGCCGGGCGCGTGCAGTCTGTTGCCCTGCGCCTCATTGTTGAGCGCGAGGAGGCCCGCGAGGTCTTCAAGCCCGAAGAATACTGGCTGTTCAAGGCCCTGCTGGCCGCCGACGTGCCGCCGCCCTTCAAGGCCGAGCTTGCCAAGGTCGGCGGCAAAAAGGCTGTTGTCAGCAATGCCGCCCAGGCGCAGGACATTGAGGACGCCATGGCTGGCAAGCCCTTTGTGGTGGAAAGCGTGGAAGAAAAGGAGCGTGAACGCGCGCCGCAGCCGCCCTTTATCACCTCTACCCTGCAGCAGGCTGCCAACCAGCGTCTTTCGTACACGGCCAAGCGCACCATGAATATTGCCCAGCGCCTTTACGAAGGCGTGGAAATAGGCGACAGGGGCCTCACCGCTCTCATCACCTACATGCGTACCGACTCCACGCGTATTGCCGACGAGGCGCGCGACGCGGCCAAGGCCTTTATTGAAGGCAACTTTGGCAAGGATTATCTGCCCAAGCGGGCCAGGGTCTACAAGGCCAAGGGCGGTGCGCAGGACGCGCATGAAGCCATTCGCCCCGTTGACGTCAATATAACCCCCGACGAGGTGAAGACCCACCTGCCGCCAGAGCAGTACAACTTGTACAGGCTCATCTGGGCGCGTTTTGTGGCCTCACAGATGGCTGGCGCGCGTTTTCACGATACCACGGCCACCATTTCGTGCGCACACACACAGTGGAAGGCCAAGGGCGAGCGCCTGCTTTTTGCCGGTTTTCTGGCGGCCATGCCGCGCGGCAAGGACGAAACCGACGCCGAACTGCCTCCGCTGACCGCTGGCCAGACCCTCAAGCTTGAAAAGCTCGACAAGGAACAGAAGTTCACCCAGCCCCCGGCGCGCTTCAGCGAAGCAAGCCTTGTGCGTGAGCTGGAAGAACTGGGTATCGGGCGTCCTTCAACCTACGCGGCCATCATTTCGACCTTGCAGGACAGGGAATACGTGAGCCTCAAGGAGCGCCACTTTGTGCCCACCGATCTTGGGCGCGTAGTGTGTACCCAGCTTGTGGAGCACTTTGGCAAGCTGATGGACGTGGGCTTTACCGCCCAGATGGAAGAAAACCTAGACAAGGTCGCCGATGGTCAGGAGCAGTGGGTTGAGCTGCTGCGCCGTTTTTCGGAAGACTTCAATCCCACGCTTGCGGCTGCTTCCAAAAACATGAAGAGCCTCAAGGGCGGCATGCCCGCCAACCTTCCCTGTCCGGAATGCGGCAAGGATCTGCTTATCAAGTTTGGCAAGGCCGGGGCCTTTCTGGCCTGTTCCGGCTACCCCGAATGCCGCTACACCAGCAATTTTGAGCGCCTCGAAGACGGCACCGTTGAAGCCGTCGCGCAGGAAAAGCCCCAGTACGAAAAAGTGGGCGAATGCCCGCTGTGCGGCAAGGATCTTGTGATCAAAAAATCCCGCACTGGCAGCAGCTTTATTGCCTGCACCGGCTACCCGGACTGCAAACACGCTGCGCCCCTTTCCACAGGCGTGCCGTGCCCGCGTTGCGGCAAGGGTTCGCTGGTGGAAAAAAGCACCAAGCGCGGCAAGATATTCTACTCCTGCGACCAGTACCCCCAGTGCGACTTTGCCCTGTGGGACAAGCCCGTTCCAGGCCCCTGCCCGCGCTGCAATTCGCCCTATCTGGTGGAAAAGAAAAGCCGCGAGGGCACCAAGGTGATTTGCCCGGTCAAGGGCTGCGGCTATGTGAAGGAGGATGGGGATGGCTAA
- the traT gene encoding complement resistance protein TraT — protein sequence MSFIRYILLLCVTFATLCGCVRQPADAARMEVLRQGQLEQPESDANIHPAVYVNVRDNTNRIIGLRAQTEAWLQRQGYIIVPNPSEAGYILQVVVLAAGIAAPESVRQMVAAGYDAPSQLSGRGSTSLVADVLLVQRHVPSAKQPSNSKLKSISKRNAVANSQMRIGLLAQQEFKGSGVPPVFAETMGKELAAHIHGAAGQDAPTPPAPPQQQQF from the coding sequence ATGTCCTTTATCCGTTATATTCTGTTGCTCTGCGTGACTTTCGCGACCCTGTGTGGTTGCGTGCGCCAGCCAGCCGATGCCGCGCGCATGGAAGTGCTGCGACAGGGACAGCTGGAGCAACCGGAAAGCGACGCAAACATCCACCCGGCTGTTTATGTAAACGTGCGCGACAATACAAACAGAATTATTGGCCTGCGCGCCCAGACCGAAGCGTGGCTGCAACGTCAGGGCTACATTATTGTGCCCAACCCCAGCGAGGCGGGCTATATCCTTCAGGTGGTAGTGCTGGCCGCCGGGATTGCCGCGCCCGAGAGCGTGCGCCAGATGGTGGCCGCAGGCTATGACGCGCCTTCGCAGCTCAGCGGCAGGGGCAGCACATCCCTTGTGGCCGACGTGCTGCTGGTGCAGCGCCATGTGCCCAGTGCCAAACAGCCCAGCAACTCAAAACTCAAAAGCATCTCAAAGCGCAATGCCGTTGCCAACAGCCAGATGCGCATAGGACTGCTGGCCCAACAGGAATTCAAGGGATCTGGTGTGCCGCCGGTGTTCGCCGAAACCATGGGCAAAGAGCTGGCTGCGCACATCCACGGCGCTGCCGGGCAGGATGCGCCAACCCCGCCAGCCCCCCCCCAGCAACAACAGTTTTGA
- a CDS encoding glycosyltransferase family 9 protein: MDTTSPAGEEAQPGSAQSSPQNSAGCTVVINLTRFGDLLQCQPLIEDLHRQGNRVHLVCLDNFSSALPLMRHVERAWPLPGARLMADIDKDWRSAAARLIEYARAIRAGASPNCVVNLTTTLPARLLAGLVAGGTAEMRGFALDAHGFGQNKGIWATFLNSATVNRQSAPFNLVDMFRMVGGSEHGETDLQPRLRLARPSQQALEGADALLAAAPPETAGFVTMQLGASEQRRQWPAQYFAAVGDSLWRERRLCPILLGSPAERPLAEAYAQQAAGPFVDAVGKTDLTQLAALLSRSRMLLTNDTGTMHLAAGLGVTCLAIFLATAQPCDTGPYLPGCCCLEPALSCHPCPFSQPCPNNLACVTHIRPQSVASLALAWLDTGRWEAAPLETVGREARVWQTELDDQSFITVRCLSSHAADDRSQWLAQQRIFWRQILDDLENPALTAATACAGQFGQVHPPQNGTRPTGVPDGNFSPQFAQRLFETLNQAVQLFDILAQQGQILGRAPMAGQLFLRNCERLQAVLDACPELRSLGAFWRELRQERAEHLDDLLALTTHLGAQVLDWRNKYVNGTSFA; the protein is encoded by the coding sequence ATGGACACCACGAGCCCTGCGGGGGAAGAGGCACAACCGGGCAGCGCCCAGAGCAGCCCACAGAACAGTGCAGGCTGCACCGTTGTCATCAACCTGACGCGGTTTGGCGACCTGTTGCAATGCCAGCCCCTTATCGAAGACCTGCACCGGCAGGGCAACCGGGTGCATCTGGTATGCCTGGACAACTTTTCCAGCGCCCTGCCCCTGATGCGCCATGTGGAACGCGCCTGGCCCCTGCCCGGCGCACGTCTCATGGCCGACATTGACAAGGACTGGCGCAGCGCCGCTGCCAGACTGATCGAATACGCCCGCGCCATTCGCGCCGGTGCGTCCCCAAACTGCGTGGTGAATCTCACCACCACCCTGCCCGCCCGTCTGCTGGCGGGGCTTGTGGCGGGGGGTACCGCCGAAATGCGCGGCTTTGCCCTTGATGCCCACGGGTTTGGTCAAAACAAAGGCATCTGGGCCACATTTCTGAACAGCGCCACGGTCAACCGCCAGAGCGCGCCATTCAACCTTGTGGATATGTTCCGCATGGTTGGTGGCTCTGAACACGGCGAAACAGACCTGCAGCCGCGCCTGCGCCTTGCCCGGCCTTCGCAACAGGCCCTTGAGGGGGCGGATGCCCTGCTGGCTGCAGCCCCGCCGGAAACCGCAGGTTTTGTGACCATGCAGCTGGGAGCCAGTGAGCAGCGGCGTCAGTGGCCCGCGCAGTATTTTGCCGCCGTGGGTGACAGCCTGTGGCGCGAGCGCAGGCTCTGCCCGATTCTGCTGGGTTCGCCAGCCGAAAGACCGCTGGCCGAAGCCTATGCCCAGCAGGCCGCAGGTCCCTTTGTGGACGCCGTGGGCAAAACAGACCTCACCCAGCTTGCGGCACTGCTCAGCCGCTCGCGCATGCTGCTCACCAACGACACGGGCACCATGCATCTTGCCGCTGGCCTTGGGGTTACGTGTCTGGCCATTTTTCTGGCGACGGCCCAACCCTGCGACACCGGCCCCTACCTGCCGGGCTGCTGCTGCCTGGAGCCTGCCCTGTCCTGCCACCCCTGCCCCTTCAGCCAGCCCTGCCCCAACAATCTGGCCTGTGTGACCCATATCCGGCCGCAGAGCGTGGCCTCGCTTGCGCTCGCATGGCTCGACACAGGCCGATGGGAAGCCGCGCCGCTGGAAACAGTTGGGCGCGAGGCCCGCGTATGGCAGACAGAACTGGACGACCAGAGCTTTATCACCGTGCGCTGCCTCTCATCACACGCGGCCGATGACCGCAGCCAGTGGCTAGCGCAGCAGAGAATCTTCTGGCGTCAGATACTTGACGACCTTGAAAACCCGGCCCTCACAGCCGCTACGGCATGCGCGGGGCAGTTCGGTCAGGTGCATCCGCCCCAAAACGGAACCCGCCCCACCGGTGTACCCGACGGCAATTTTTCGCCCCAGTTTGCGCAGCGTCTGTTCGAAACCCTGAATCAGGCCGTACAACTTTTCGATATTCTTGCACAACAGGGGCAGATCCTGGGCAGAGCCCCCATGGCGGGACAACTCTTTTTGCGCAATTGCGAGCGACTTCAGGCGGTGCTTGATGCCTGCCCCGAGCTGCGCTCGCTGGGCGCGTTCTGGCGCGAGCTGCGCCAGGAGCGAGCGGAACACCTGGACGACCTGCTGGCACTTACTACCCATCTTGGTGCGCAAGTACTTGATTGGCGTAATAAATACGTAAATGGCACGTCATTTGCTTAA
- the thiE gene encoding thiamine phosphate synthase has product MAKILPGETDIYAITDAGLSLGRPLEEVVTALLGAGVRILQYREKKLKAGAMLEECRMLRRLTAEAGACFIVNDHIDIAMLVKADGVHVGQEDLPVPEVRSLVGPGMIIGLSTHMPEQAREARSLGADYIGVGPIFATKTKEDVVAPVGYDYLDWVSHHADLPFVAIGGIKQHNIAEVARHGARCCSLVSELVGAPDIRARVESVRNAMREGMVG; this is encoded by the coding sequence ATGGCCAAGATTCTCCCCGGAGAAACCGATATCTACGCCATCACCGATGCTGGCCTTTCGCTGGGCAGACCTCTGGAAGAGGTCGTCACAGCCCTGCTGGGCGCTGGTGTGCGCATTCTGCAATACCGCGAAAAAAAGCTGAAGGCCGGAGCCATGCTTGAAGAATGCCGCATGTTGCGGCGGCTTACCGCCGAGGCCGGAGCCTGCTTTATCGTCAACGACCACATTGATATTGCCATGCTGGTAAAGGCCGACGGTGTGCACGTGGGGCAGGAGGATCTGCCCGTGCCCGAGGTGCGCAGTCTTGTGGGGCCGGGCATGATCATTGGCCTGTCCACCCACATGCCCGAACAGGCCCGCGAGGCCCGTAGCCTTGGGGCGGACTACATTGGCGTGGGGCCCATTTTTGCCACCAAGACCAAGGAAGACGTGGTAGCCCCCGTGGGGTATGACTACCTGGACTGGGTGAGCCACCATGCCGACCTGCCCTTTGTGGCCATTGGCGGCATCAAGCAGCACAATATCGCTGAGGTGGCGCGCCACGGCGCGCGTTGCTGCTCACTGGTAAGCGAGCTTGTGGGAGCGCCCGACATTCGCGCCAGGGTGGAATCGGTACGCAATGCCATGCGAGAGGGTATGGTGGGCTGA
- a CDS encoding DUF362 domain-containing protein yields MNPPDCDLQNTQCNPGNSLPVALLRHDTYTAPALRTAVGQVMDAARLAEYYPLRAGTRVLVKPNLLMAKHLACTSPEVVAAVCAWIMDHGAQVRVADSPGFGRAVTVARAVGLDEALRPLGLEVEEIGPAVPLPLPLEGDAAQKAGFQAGGSRFHVARLAMESDLIVSVPRVKAHAQMLTTLSVKNCFGCVRGLHKAVAHAREGRDPRFFADCLAALWATLPPVAAVADGITAMHITGPSNGKPFALGLLGASASAVALDEAVYAVLGLNPQDVPLGAALSRRKAWGSGAAGSQVIFPLNTPADFCAAGFQLPVELSHTSFHPARFVQSCFRRIFAAFKK; encoded by the coding sequence ATGAATCCTCCAGATTGCGACTTGCAAAACACCCAGTGCAACCCCGGCAACTCGTTGCCCGTGGCCCTTTTGCGCCACGACACCTACACCGCGCCCGCCCTGCGCACGGCAGTGGGGCAGGTGATGGACGCAGCCCGGCTGGCGGAATATTACCCCCTGCGCGCAGGCACACGCGTGCTGGTCAAGCCCAACCTGCTCATGGCAAAGCACCTTGCCTGCACCTCGCCCGAGGTGGTGGCGGCTGTGTGCGCGTGGATTATGGACCACGGCGCACAGGTGCGCGTGGCCGATTCGCCGGGTTTTGGCCGGGCTGTTACGGTGGCCCGAGCCGTGGGGCTTGATGAAGCCCTGCGCCCCCTTGGGCTCGAGGTGGAAGAAATCGGCCCTGCTGTGCCCCTGCCCCTGCCTCTTGAGGGCGATGCGGCGCAAAAGGCGGGTTTTCAAGCGGGCGGTTCGCGCTTTCATGTGGCGCGGCTGGCCATGGAAAGCGATCTGATCGTTTCCGTGCCACGGGTAAAGGCCCACGCCCAGATGCTCACAACGCTCTCTGTCAAAAACTGTTTTGGCTGCGTGCGCGGTCTGCACAAGGCCGTGGCCCATGCGCGCGAAGGGCGTGACCCCCGGTTTTTTGCCGATTGCCTTGCCGCCCTGTGGGCCACCTTGCCCCCTGTGGCAGCGGTGGCCGACGGCATTACGGCCATGCACATAACCGGGCCGAGCAACGGCAAACCCTTTGCATTGGGCCTGCTTGGGGCCAGCGCCTCTGCCGTTGCGCTTGACGAAGCCGTGTACGCCGTGCTGGGCCTGAACCCGCAGGATGTGCCGCTGGGAGCGGCCCTGAGCCGCCGCAAGGCTTGGGGCAGCGGTGCGGCTGGCTCGCAGGTGATATTTCCGCTCAACACCCCGGCAGATTTTTGCGCCGCCGGTTTTCAGTTGCCTGTCGAGCTTTCGCACACGTCATTTCATCCGGCCCGTTTTGTTCAGAGCTGTTTTCGCCGTATTTTTGCGGCGTTTAAAAAATAA